The proteins below are encoded in one region of Clostridium estertheticum:
- a CDS encoding DUF4342 domain-containing protein: MSIDLEQIDELRKRANVSYEDAKNALEQNEGNLIESLIYLEKQKKIKPDEKPCTNNTFFKNIKSLIKKGNETKLIIKKNDNVVLNICVTLAFIISISAAPIVIVGLILAIITNHKIRIVKKNNEDSQVNKIFDKVSVVVNKVTTKINEELKTE; the protein is encoded by the coding sequence ATGTCAATAGATTTAGAACAAATTGATGAATTAAGAAAAAGAGCAAATGTAAGTTATGAGGATGCTAAAAATGCCTTAGAGCAAAATGAGGGTAATCTCATTGAATCCTTAATATATCTTGAAAAACAAAAGAAAATTAAGCCAGATGAAAAACCTTGTACTAATAACACATTTTTTAAAAATATAAAATCACTTATAAAAAAAGGCAATGAAACAAAATTAATAATTAAAAAAAACGATAATGTGGTTTTAAATATCTGCGTAACATTAGCTTTTATTATATCTATATCAGCTGCCCCCATAGTAATTGTAGGATTAATACTCGCAATAATAACTAATCACAAAATAAGAATTGTAAAGAAAAACAATGAGGATTCCCAGGTGAACAAAATCTTTGATAAAGTGTCTGTTGTTGTTAATAAGGTAACTACAAAAATTAACGAGGAGCTAAAAACTGAGTAA